The window tctccgtgccaagtctccatactttgactttttcccgaatcaggtcaaccaggtcaaccttgacctacggttgcaccaataatctcccaaacatctattcttgtctcatatcaagaatagaactctctcacgagtgtcaaacatcaacatgcaactcaactaggtcaaccttgacctaaggttgcaccgacaatcttcccacgtcaaacatcaaaatacaactcgagtcacgtcacctcgagtcgggtcaaccaggtcaaccttgacctaaggttgcaccaacaatctccccctttttgatgtttgacaacacccataatcaagttaggttaacccgaatcaggtcaaccaggtcaaccttgacctacggttgcaccaataatctcccaaacatctattcttgtctcatatcaagaatagaactctctcacgagtgtcaaacatcaacatgcaactcaactaggtcaaccttgacctaaggttgcaccgacaatcttcccacgtcaaacatcaaaatacaactcgagtcacgtcacctcgagtcgggtcaaccaggtcaaccttgacctaaggttgcaccaacaaaaacttcTCGCTAAGACCTCATCTTCAACCTTTGTCCAACTTGAACGCTTTCTTATACCCTCAGCATTTGAAACCGCCTTTTCTAAATTGACCACCTCAATTGGGGATTCACGGTCGGAAAGTTGAGTCTCCGGGACAACAGTCGGAGTTGCAGGTTCATTCGACATCGAAGGAGTGAAAGACAAACCAGTTGTGAGTGTGGTACCATATCCATGAACAACCGACGACGTGAAATACGGATGACTCATGTTTTGCCAATATTCGGCTGGAAGCGGTTGATATGGAGCTCGAGGGGCATAATTCAGATGATTCATAGAATTTccaaaatcttgaaaattttgaagattttgtggaGGAAATGACATATTGGGAAATGAATGTGAGTATTGATAATTTGGTGGAATTTGTGGATTTTGGGAAGATGAATATTCTTGCGAGTTGTTTGTAGAATtcaagaaatttgtaaaaaaatgCTCTACTATTTTCATCCATTTCGGATAGAAAATAAGATGGTAGGAACTTGAAAAAATCAATGGGGAGAAAATTTAGAGAGTAGAATTTAAAGAGCAGTATGTTAGAATGAAAATATGTGTACATATTGATGGATATTTATAGATGAAATTTCGAACTAGCCGTTAACTAGCCGTTAAAAAATTAACCATTTTATTaccttttatttttaaaatttataatttttttaataaataaaagtaaaaaattatatatatacacatggGGTGGGCCAGCCCTGGCCCACCCTATGAAGGCTTGAACGCGTTCAATGTTCTGAACGCGTTCAAGCGATGAACAAAGAAGGGGTCATTTGCAACGCCACGTTAAATCTACAGTGCCATTATAACGCGGCTTTAACATGGCGTTGCGGATGCTCTTCCATGACGATTAAAGTCAATGAACGGTCAGTACTCGAGATTAACATGATCATAAGTTTCGACCGAATGGTATAGCCGATCAGATCCCGAGTCTCTTAGGATCGATGAAATCTCGAGTTGTTTCAATGTTATTCGGAGTTGAGCCTGCTGGGTCACGTGGGGCTAACACGGGCACGTGTCTCGGTCAGGTGGTATGTCCGATCAATCCTGCTAAGCACACCACTCGCCCTGACTCTTTGGCCAAGCAGAGAGGCAGCCCTTGAGAAGATTATCATTATTTAGTCAACTCGACCATGTACGCAATGGGGTCCGATCAGACGTTAGAGGTGACTCGATCGACTTACCATTAGAGTATATCAAGAGCCCATCAACCCAATGACTTAATATTCCTTTTTGACATTTATATAATGGTTGTCAGAAAATCACAGGAACATTCTCTATACAGTCTTTACAATAGAAGCTTCCACCCTACAAAGCGTAAAAGTGATGCGTCTATTTTTGTAAAGGTGTTAGAGCATCAGAATGATCGATCATTTTTTGGAAATGCATCAATATTCGAGCACAAAGAAAAATTGACACTGTATAAAGGATCTCCTCCTAAAAGCGTAGATACGTTACACTAAGTTACTTACTACGCATTCAGAACTTACTATTCTTTAGATTGTTcactatatttttcttcctcttgatcaCTTAATTGATTTGAGTGTCAGAGTGTTTGtgttgagcacctctctgatCTAGTTGTTGACGTTTTTTTCCTCCACATTCTTTTTTGATATGCAGGATTGTTCGACATTCTCCACTTCCAGTACAAAAGTCTTCTCACGATCAATAGCAAAACCACTTACCTAGCGCACAATCTTTCCTAATTTCAGATAAAATTACCCTAGTCAAAGATCATTAAAATTAGAGATTATATTACTAATCCATGATTTTTTCCTACTTAAATTAAGCTGGTCATTATCTTTGTTGGACTTATTTGATGCATCTACAAGATGTGACATTGATTAGCAAGGTAAGTATTAAGAAAATAACTAAACatttttcttaaatatttaagatcattttattttacaaacttaaaataaccaaaaaaaaaaaaaaaaaaaaagataataatccTGAAAATATGACAATCATCTCAAGCATATTCTAACCCTGTTCATCACGTTAGTCAACCAGGTCCAAAATGATTTACGAGAGTCAAACCAAGTCCAAGCCCTGCTCTTCACGTTACTTTTCTTCAAATCCTACTGCGACGTCGTTGACCAATCAATCGTATTAAAATCTCCGGCGATCTCCTCTCTTTGACTCCTCTGCGAGATATAATTGGGGATTCTTCCTTAATCCCGGCCTCAAGCTCACATCTTTGGCTTCTAAATCCAAGATTTTTGCAAAAAATCGAAGCTTTGATTCAATGGGGATTTGCTACGCTGTTCCCGTCGATCCAGAGATGAAGAAGGCGTCTTTGACGCCGCCGCCGCAGCCGCCGCCGTCGGCGGCGGcggggaagaaggagaagaagaggaagacgaAGAGGATGAATCCCTTCTCGCTGGGCTACCACCGCGCGGCCGCACCTGGCTTCGCCGTCCTCCAGTGCCCCAGCGGCCGCGACATCGCCGCCAGGTACGAGCTCGGCCGCGAGCTCGGCCGCGGCGAGTTCGGCACCACCTTCCTCTGCACCGACCGCGCCACCGGCGAGCGCTTCGCCTGCAAGTCCATCTCCAAGCGGAAGCTGCGCACGACGGTGGACATCGAGGACGCGCGGCGGGAGGTCGAGATCATGCGCCACCTGCCGGCGCACCCCAATCTGGTCAGCCTCAAGGAGACGTACGAAGACGACGGGGCGGTGCACCTGGTCATGGAGCTCTGCGAGGGCGGTGAGCTCTTCGATCGCATCGTCGCCAGGGGACGCTACACCGAGCGCGCCGCCGCTGCGGTCATCCGCACCATCGTGGAGGTGGTGCAGATGTGCCACCGGCACGGCGTGATGCACCGGGACCTCAAGCCGGAAAACTTCCTCTTCGGAGACAGCAAGGAGAACGCCCCTCTCAAATCAATCGACTTTGGCCTCTCCCAATTTTTCAGACCAGGTAATTCATTCTATACcatgataaaattaatttatcaTCGTGTCGTGTGATCGGAAGGTCACGGATTTAAGTCGGAAGAATAGTATTTTACGATGTAAGATAAGACTACATATAATAGATCTAATATAGTCCTACCCTTTCTCGGGAACCATATTGATACGAACTTAGTGTATCGGATTGCTTCTTTCTTTAGTCCCTATAGCAAAATCGACATGTTTGTTATTGTTGCGTCACATGTGCAGGCGAGCGCTTCACCGAGATTGTTGGCAGTCCCTACTACATGGCTCCTGAGGTTTTACTCAGAAACTATGGCCCTGAAGTTGATGTTTGGAGCTCAGGAGTCATCCTCTACATCTTGCTATCCGGTGCGCCGCCATTTTGGGGAGGTATGAAAATCGCATATCGTGAAGCATTTTAGATTCAAGTTTCATGTTGGATATGATCTTACATTGATGCAGAGACTGAACATGGAGTCGCGGAGGCGATCATTCGTTCGGttgttgattttaaaagagaCCCATGGCCTAAAGTTTCCGACTATGCTAAAGACCTTGTCAGACGAATGCTCGAGCGGGATCCAAACAAACGTTTAACAGCTCAACAAGTTCTCGGTATCACTCAGTAACTCGCTCACTGTCCCTCAATCTGAGGGTTGCATTGCTAGATCATGTCATGCATCACTTGAATTGCAGATCATCCTTGGTTGCAAAATGGGAAGAAGACCCCCAATGTCGATCTCGGTGAGAATGTTCGGGCACGATTTCAACAGTTTTCGATGATGAACAAGTTCAAAAACAAAGCTCTCAAGGTACATTTTTGCAATGTTTGATACCGATATCCGGTTGCTAGTTAACCATCTCCGTGATAATTTTACAGGTCATGGCGGAGCATTTGTCGGTGGAGGAAGTCGCGGACATAAAGGATATGTTCGAGAGTATGGACATTGACGACAAGGGGAAGATAACCCTCGAGGAGTTCAAATATGGCTTGCATAAGCTCGGCCACTTGGTTCCTGATTCAGACGTTAAGAGGCTAATGAAGGCAGTAAGTTTCAAACAGTTTGGATTAGTCCTCATCATACTAATGATATTGAACTCGTCTACATTGGCAGGCTGGTGTGGATGGAAATGACACCCTCGACTATGGAGAATTCGTCGCGATCTCGATCCACCTGAAAAGGATCGGAAACGATGGTCACCTCCGTGAGGCCTTTCGATACTTTGATCAAGATGACAACGGATACATAGAGATTGAAGAGCTGAGGGGTTGCTTGGCAGACGATCTGGGTCCAAACCCTGATGAAGTAATCTACGCGATAATCCACAACGTTGACACCGATAAGGTCCGTATCTCCTATCGCCGCTACTTTTGAAACCTAATTAGATTGAAACAATAACTGAGAGCTTGGTTCCTGGCCTGCAGGATGGGAAAATAAGCTACGAGGAGTTTGCGACGATGATGAAGGCCGGAACAGACTGGAGGAAGGCATCGAGGCAGTACTCAAGGGAGAGGTTCACATCCCTCAGCTCCAAACTCGCAAAGGATGGATGGATGTTCGCATCAACTGGGAAATTATCGTAAACATCTATCAGATCACTTTGTCTGTGTTGCAATGTGGTGGTGTACATATCGTGCCGGACACGGATTTGAATCGTGAAAATCTCTCGCAATGTAAAATAAGATTGCTTAATAGATCCAATATAATTGATCCTTCTCCAAAATCAACTTCAACTTCATGCATCGATCTGTCCTTTTATCTGTATGTGTATGCGATGACCGAAATCTTTTTGGAGGTTTAAGGGGGAAGAATTGCCCTTTAAACTGAGGAAGTTATTGAACTAAGGAAGAAAAAGGTTGGATTGCATCACCAGTAGTCTCCACAGGAGCAGTCGCCGTGGTGGAAGCTGTGGAAGCGGTGGTTGTCCCTCAGCACCACCACCCGCGGCGTGCACTTGGTCAGCCACTTGATGGCCGTGTGGCAATCGGCGCACACCCTCAGGTTCTTCATCACCCTGATCGGCTGCCCCTCGGCCACCAGGAGCAGGCCCAGCGCGATGGCCAGCCGCTCGCTGTGGTACCTTATCGCCGCCCTCTTCTCCTCCCCGCCGACGTCCTGAAGGACTTCCCTCGTGTCCGCCACGTACCCGGCTTCCTCCATCCTCCGCTCCACCTCCTCCAGTTTCGCGTATATTTCGTCGGTCCTTGGGTGCGACCTGTCACTGGACACGAAGGTGTGGACTTTTCCGGCGGCCTCCAGCCAACTCAGCCCCGTCTCCTTGCGCACGCCGCGGTCGCGCATCGCCTTCCTCGCGCGCGCTGCCTCCGCGTACCGGCCCGCCGCAGAGTACGCGTTGGATAGCAGCACGTGGGCACCCGAGCTGAGAGACCCTGTTTCGAACAGCTTCCCCGCCGCGTACGCCGCCGTGTCGGCGTCCTTGTGGATGCGGCACCCGGTGATGAGCGCGCCCCAGACCGACTCCGTCGGCGCAATCGGCATCGCCTCGATGAAGGAGACCGCCTCCCTGATGCGGCCCGCCCGGCTGAGGAGGTCGGCCACCGCCGCGTAGTGCTGCGGCCCTGCCTCGATGCCGTGCTCCGCCATCAAGGCGAAGTAGCGTTTTCCGTCGTCGACGAGCCCCGCGTGGCTGCAGGCGGTCAGTAGGCAAAGGAAAGTGATGAAATTTGGGGCAAAGCCGGCGGATTTCATCTCGCTGAAGCGGGCGAAGGCGGCGCGTGTGTGGCCGTGCTGCGCAGAGGCGATGAGGATTGAGTTCCAGGCGCCGAGATTCCTCTGGGGCATTTCGTCGAACAGCTTGTAGGCATGTTCCGCGATCCCGCATTTGGAGTAGAGCGAGACGAGGGAGCTGCCGACGAAGGGGGAGGAGTCGAAGCTAGTCTTGAAGCAATGGGCGTGGATGCTGGAGCCGAGCTCGAGGAGGGTGGTGGTGCTGCAAACCCTAATGACGCAGGAGTAGGTGAAGTCGTTGACCCCCGGTGGTTCGAGCTCGGCGAGGGCGGTCTTGAACAAGCGAAGAGCCTCGGTGTCGAAGCCAGACTCCGCGTAGCCGTAGATCATGGCGCTCCAGGAAACGACGTTTCGGTTAGGCATCAGATCGAACAGTCGCCGGGCGTCGGCGATTTGGGAAGACTTGGCGTACATGTCGACGAGGGAAGAGGCAACGAAGACGTCGTCGGCGAAGGGGGTTTTGAGAGCGAGAGCGTGGATGGAGGAGGACAGGgaggtagaagatatggcagcggcGGCCTTGGCGGCGGAGGGGAGGGATCGGTCAGAGGGGGCGACGCCGGCGAGGAGGAGGGAGCGGAAGGCGGAGAGGGTAGGGAGGGGGAGGCCGTTCTGCGTGAGGGCGGCGAGGAGGGAGGACCAGGCGGCAGGAGGGCGAGGGGAGGGGGAGTCGTCGAAGGCGGCTCGGGAGTGGAGGGGGAGGCCGCAGCGGGCGTAGAAGGTGATGAGGTGGTTGGAGAGTGGGCGGAGAGCGGCGGATGGGGAGGAGAGGAGACCGGACTTGATGAGGTGGGCGTGGAGCTGCTGGCCTTTAGGGAGGGATCGGGCggcggagagggagaggaggagatCGGCGATGCCGGCCGGCGAAGTCGGCAGCGATGCCGGCGGGCGGGAAAGGCAGGGCAGCAGCATTTAAGCACCGCTGGAAGACAAAGTGACGCCTAACAGTATGTATACCCGTGCCACGTAAGCTAACTCCAGTTGGCGCTTgtgcaaaataatttatttagttttcttcttaaaaactaatttttgtttatttatttctttatttggaGGGAAGGAgtaaaactaaaattattttcttagacaagttcaacctaaacctaaaccaatttaaaataaatctttAGAACTCAAAACATTAATTCCATTAAtcataaaaattgaaaattaaattagaaaaaaatagttAAAACAAAATTTGATATATAAGAGCATCGATAAGAATAAAAGAACAAGGTTGAGAATATAGAGAGCATCATTATATGCATCATTAAACTTATTATAGACTTTTAGTTGAAACGATGGATCGCAAAGTAGGCAAACACGAACTGTTCGAATTCCTCTAAACCTCAACTTAGGCTACAACACTGGCACAATCTAATTTATCATAGTGATTCGATCGAAACCACCATTGCAATAGCTTCGAACATCAtacaaaactaaacttaaataggCTCAAAATTTAGACCTCAAGCCATTCATAAATGGCTTCAATTGTTCTTCGGAGGGTGGATTGTCGGAAGGTGGTAATCTGAGCTGAAAGGCATAACCccaacaaagaagaagaagggtgAATTCTACGACTCGACTCACACTCTACTCTCGGCTTCTCCTCTTCTCCATGCCCACATTTTCTCACAGAGCTGGGATTTGCACCTGTACTCAGCTTCATGCTGCTGcttacttcttccttcttccttcagtTCTTCAGCCGCCATCCTCCTCACTCTGCCATCTCTCGGCACAAACTTGTCTCAATTCTGAAGCACTAAAAGGATGAAGAGTGCTGGTTAAACTGTACCTCATTGTTGTTCTTGTTCAAACGACTGTGAGTAAGGATAAGGAAGTCCTCCATAGAAACGAAAGAGATGCACACAAGAAGTGCAGTAATTGTAGACCTCAAGCAGAAAGAATGTCCATCATGCGACACAAAGGGGAAAGGGGGAAGAAAAGAAAACAGTTCAAAGATTCAAGCTTTATAAGCTAGGACCGTACCTCGTAGTAGGTCAAAGCTAGGTGGGGTTACAACTTACAACATCTTCGTTTGCATGCCTCCATGCATGCGACGATGCTGGTGGTCAAAATTGCAGGTGCGAGGGTTTTTTTCCGACCAAAGGGAGTTGATGCACTAAATTAAGGGCTGATGGGCTTTGTCGCCAGAGGGAGCACGAACTCCATGCCATGGTCCATGCCTTTTTTGCTTGTGCCTCACTCCTTTGGACTGCGTTTTCGCAAGCTTTGCTAGGTCAATGGGGACCTGAAGAGTAGTTAAGggcaaattttaaacttttgagTTGGGCTGAAGTTTCTATCTTTTTATTGAAACGATACTATTTTATAATGTCAATAACGGATTAAAGTTGAAGAAAGGAGAGGGGAAAAAAAATCTATGCCAAATAAGTTTTAAATCTTGTTCCATATTGGATGAAACCGTTGAAACATATCAttctaattcaaaattaatatcaTTTAGTACGACAGTGTCTCATTTTACTTTATCTTCTCCCTCTTTCAATCTCCAATCTATCATCCATACTATAatactaaaataatatttttctaatCAAAGATTGAAACTACAACACGATTCAAAATTCTAAACCTTAATACTATGCACAATGCACAATAATTTAACCTTAATACTATGCACAATGCACAATAATTTAACCTTAATACTATACACAATGCACAATAATTTAATGAATCCAACATTTATCTTAATTTAACGTTAATTAGCAAACTTAAAACCAGCTATCACAGGGTAATTTGTCATGGACAAAGCTTAGTTTATGGCGAGTTTGAAGGGGAAGAACTAAGAAGTGCAGTATCAGCACACTTCCACACAAGAATCAGACTCTTAGTTTACTCCATTAAAAATCTGCCAGTCTTCAACTAGAAGAACCCTAATCTCGTATCTTGCTTCCTTGCACGGTTTTGATGCTCGATCGAGTGCAGTAGCAGCAGCCATGGCGGCACACAAGATCATGAATTGAAGAGCCAGAGGAACATGGGGGCTCCTAGGAAATGCTCATCATTGTTTTACCTCATCATAATTAGCCAAACCATAAAGAACACAAAACTCAGATCTTCCATGCTCTTGAGGAGTGGAGAGCATGTATGGCCGATGGTGATATATCATTGTTTAAACCTCTTCTTCCAAGAGGCAATTAAGGAACAAATGACCAACttcaaattttatgatttttaatccATCTAATTCAACTTTAAAACAAAAGGCTAATCCACAAACAAATTTTCCATACTTCATACTTCAGGATGAGTCCTTGGATATGAGCTTGTCAACATGGATGATTATATCTTCGATGTTTGGCCGCACTGCAGGTTGGGGCTGTAACATCCATGCGACAAACTGGCGGAGGCTCTCGGGGTAAGGGGGGTTTGGTTCAGATGGCCATTTGATCTGGGCGTTCATGACTGCTAACTGTAAGCTACCTCCTGATTCGCCGAGCACATGCTCGAAAGGCGAGGTGCCATACCTACAAGGGCCAACAGCTGATCTGTTATAGGCTTTAGAAAGAAAGATCTAGTCCCATTCAGTGGAATATGACCATGAAGATTGAATTTAAGCCAACAGTAAAATCGAACTCTGAGCAAAAACTAATGTAGAGAGGACTAGCTGAGACAGGTAGGTATTACCACTCAACCAGTAAATCATATTTGAAAGGCTTCTTGTTTGATAAGAGGGTTTCTTTAGGAACTACAATTTGTTAATTTATATACTACTATACATCTAGTTTATCAAATGCTTAATTGGCAATTATATGTGCCAATGCTGTACTTTCCTGGGGAGTAGATCCTGATAAGTAAATGCCCATAGACAACTAAATGAACACATTTTGAACTATGttgaaagaaatttaaaataataataataataataaagacacAATGAAAAAGAAGGAAAACATAGGGTGTAAAATATCTCACATTATTGCATACAGCGTACATCCAAGAGACCATATATCTGTCCTTTCATCAATATTCGCATGGCTCGGGCAGTCCCACAGCTCAGGAGCCCGAAAAGGTGCGGAACAATGCTCACTAGCCCACTCCTAGCAGAAATTCATCGAACAGACAAAAAATAGGCTTAACCCTCTGTCAACTTTTGTTAGCAACATGACTTACATCTCAAAGTTAGTAGAAGATGGAAATAAAAAAATGTGATTGCAGCAAGAACATAAATCCTAAAAATAAATTGAAGCAAGATTACCAAACTATTTTGAGCATACTAAAATTAGTTTCACCAAGAAACACACTGAAGCCTAGAGATAATCCCGGAAAATGATGATTCTCTAGAAGAAAAATGTCACTACAAAATAATCCTAGTCCTTTCAGATCTTCATTATTTCAAACTTCAATGCTTTACAGAATGTAATTACTAGTGAAAAAACATGTATAATGTTCAAACCAAACACTTCTTATAGGGTAAATTTAATTTATTGATACCTGTAACTGCAATGCCTCAGACCTTGAACGAATTTCTTTTCTCGCTGGCCGTGCACTTCCAAAATCCATTAAAATAGCAATAGGTGGTTGCCCTTTCCTATGTGTTATGAGAACATTACCTGGTTTTACATCATTATGAGCATATGGAGGATCAAAACTGTGCATGTGCTTCAGGCCATCACAAAGCTGCACATAAATAAAAGACAATATGTCACTGGAATTCATAGAATGCTAAAATTACCAAAACAGAAGACTATATAAAAATAGAAGCTTGAGAAAACAACTAGTCGTGTTTAAATTATGCAATTGTTGCAAGCCCCTTTATATGCCTCAACAACTATGAATATTATGTGAGAGAGGCAAAGATGCCAAAAGTTTGGCAAGCAAGCTGTTGGTGTATGAAAACAATGAGAATTTGATCAAAGAAATGTACACCACTTTGTAGTTTCCAGTACGAGTTGCAGTTCAGTGACAAAATTTGATTAGCTCAAGAAAGAAAATAAGTAATGAAAACAAGTAATTCTTGCCATTTTATCTTATCTTATTAGCACGTTCACCATCCACAGTTGTACATTTCAGAAGAAGTGAATGGTTCAGTGAAATCCTTTATTGAGCAacttattttgatttatttcaaTCTGGTTGTTAGAAACACCCTGCTCTAACTTCATATTCTTCTTTGTTAAGATTTTTTAGGCAAGATAGAAAATAGACAGAGATCCTGTTCTCATTGGTCCATATTTTGTCCTTTTAGAAGAACAGAAGACAAATCACAGAAACATAAGGAGAATAGACAATAGATCATGTTCTAATCTGTCCATATTTTGTCCTATAGAAGGAACAAAAGATAAATCACTGAAACACAAGGAGAATAGACAACAGATACTTTTAACACATGGATAAAAATCACCAAACCACATTAtacttagtataaaaggaacaaaatTACAAATCTAAGCAGTTAAAAAGGTGCCAAGGAGAACTATGTCCAATCAAAACCAAATGCATTTGACAACTGAATCAATTTTGATGAAGTGCAGTGTTGTAGGTTGCATACATTGAGAATAAATGAACCAAAAACGAGGAACAAAAGATAAATTTACCTGTCTGAAAATGTGAAGAACCGTGATTGTCAGAAAAGTTTCCTTCTTTGATTGCATAATTTTAGCCAGGTCTAGTAAAGTTCCATCCAGATGAACAGGGAACAATAAGTAGGCTTCATGCTTTCGTGACCCATCCTGTGTACCCTATATGCAAATCAATAGAGCAGTACTACAACTTATCACATTGAATGCATATTTCATTTAGAGACGCATAATGAAAGAAAACAGTATGAGAAACCTCTTTAGCACAAATTGTCCTACAAGTTCATAAGAAAAAATCTCAGGAATAGTCCACATGTCAACAAACCCATTTGTCAATGAACTTCTATCTACAgagtaaacaaaattaaattgatAACTAGCAAGCATGTTGCAAGTAATGATTGGATAATAACCCATATGTCAATGAACTTCTATCTACAGATTGCTCTTGCAAGAAACCTAAGTGCACTGTAGCAAGAGTTTACTGTAATATATTCTTAACTTCATAGCAGCCAAGAGATCGTATTATAGCATTTGAAGAAGAATTTGGTATAGAGAAACTTAAACTTCATAGTCCAGCCCCACAAGTAATACACATGCTTGCAACCTCAGAAAAGGAATCTGATTGCAATATACTTAGAAACTAATAATACTAATGCAAAAGTATGACAAATACATTTAACTGACCTCCATCCATATCAGATACCCTATTCaaaggttttaccctaaattttggatagggtAGCTAAAAATCCTTTGCATTAGCTAccctatccattccctaaattatgcatttataaacaatacttctctaaatttagggaatgaattccattccctaaacattataaaagagagaaaagaaataaggaaaCTAATATATGGTATATTGAAAAGtggatatttaaatttaataaagtaacttttttaccctaaattatgcattttggaTAGGGAAGCTGGTGTGGATGCTCAAACCATTAAAATGGATTCATCAAGAAGCTAAGTGATAAATATGAATGCTTACTTTCAATTATACATATAAAAAAATAGCAGCAATCATGGAACAAATTTAACCTAAATCAAACGTAAGCACCTTAACAGGAATGATGGCATGATCAATGAGAGGAAGTAAACTAGGATGACTGAACAGGGATGAGACGCGGATCTCCTGCTTAACCAGCTCCAGCTGCTCCTCCGTCTGGATGA is drawn from Zingiber officinale cultivar Zhangliang chromosome 1B, Zo_v1.1, whole genome shotgun sequence and contains these coding sequences:
- the LOC121972203 gene encoding probable serine/threonine-protein kinase DDB_G0291350 isoform X2; amino-acid sequence: MGCSFSGLNALYDAVNGGGEVWINDNRFRILRQLGEGGFAFVFLVKEVVADGNSSLAKKKSINPSHISDDGTYAMKKVIIQTEEQLELVKQEIRVSSLFSHPSLLPLIDHAIIPVKDGSRKHEAYLLFPVHLDGTLLDLAKIMQSKKETFLTITVLHIFRQLCDGLKHMHSFDPPYAHNDVKPGNVLITHRKGQPPIAILMDFGSARPARKEIRSRSEALQLQEWASEHCSAPFRAPELWDCPSHANIDERTDIWSLGCTLYAIMYGTSPFEHVLGESGGSLQLAVMNAQIKWPSEPNPPYPESLRQFVAWMLQPQPAVRPNIEDIIIHVDKLISKDSS
- the LOC121972188 gene encoding putative pentatricopeptide repeat-containing protein At5g52630; translation: MLLPCLSRPPASLPTSPAGIADLLLSLSAARSLPKGQQLHAHLIKSGLLSSPSAALRPLSNHLITFYARCGLPLHSRAAFDDSPSPRPPAAWSSLLAALTQNGLPLPTLSAFRSLLLAGVAPSDRSLPSAAKAAAAISSTSLSSSIHALALKTPFADDVFVASSLVDMYAKSSQIADARRLFDLMPNRNVVSWSAMIYGYAESGFDTEALRLFKTALAELEPPGVNDFTYSCVIRVCSTTTLLELGSSIHAHCFKTSFDSSPFVGSSLVSLYSKCGIAEHAYKLFDEMPQRNLGAWNSILIASAQHGHTRAAFARFSEMKSAGFAPNFITFLCLLTACSHAGLVDDGKRYFALMAEHGIEAGPQHYAAVADLLSRAGRIREAVSFIEAMPIAPTESVWGALITGCRIHKDADTAAYAAGKLFETGSLSSGAHVLLSNAYSAAGRYAEAARARKAMRDRGVRKETGLSWLEAAGKVHTFVSSDRSHPRTDEIYAKLEEVERRMEEAGYVADTREVLQDVGGEEKRAAIRYHSERLAIALGLLLVAEGQPIRVMKNLRVCADCHTAIKWLTKCTPRVVVLRDNHRFHSFHHGDCSCGDYW
- the LOC121972194 gene encoding calcium-dependent protein kinase 20-like; this encodes MGICYAVPVDPEMKKASLTPPPQPPPSAAAGKKEKKRKTKRMNPFSLGYHRAAAPGFAVLQCPSGRDIAARYELGRELGRGEFGTTFLCTDRATGERFACKSISKRKLRTTVDIEDARREVEIMRHLPAHPNLVSLKETYEDDGAVHLVMELCEGGELFDRIVARGRYTERAAAAVIRTIVEVVQMCHRHGVMHRDLKPENFLFGDSKENAPLKSIDFGLSQFFRPGERFTEIVGSPYYMAPEVLLRNYGPEVDVWSSGVILYILLSGAPPFWGETEHGVAEAIIRSVVDFKRDPWPKVSDYAKDLVRRMLERDPNKRLTAQQVLDHPWLQNGKKTPNVDLGENVRARFQQFSMMNKFKNKALKVMAEHLSVEEVADIKDMFESMDIDDKGKITLEEFKYGLHKLGHLVPDSDVKRLMKAAGVDGNDTLDYGEFVAISIHLKRIGNDGHLREAFRYFDQDDNGYIEIEELRGCLADDLGPNPDEVIYAIIHNVDTDKDGKISYEEFATMMKAGTDWRKASRQYSRERFTSLSSKLAKDGWMFASTGKLS
- the LOC121972203 gene encoding probable serine/threonine-protein kinase DDB_G0291350 isoform X1 → MGCSFSGLNALYDAVNGGGEVWINDNRFRILRQLGEGGFAFVFLVKEVVADGNSSLAKKKSINPSHISDDGTYAMKKVIIQTEEQLELVKQEIRVSSLFSHPSLLPLIDHAIIPVKGTQDGSRKHEAYLLFPVHLDGTLLDLAKIMQSKKETFLTITVLHIFRQLCDGLKHMHSFDPPYAHNDVKPGNVLITHRKGQPPIAILMDFGSARPARKEIRSRSEALQLQEWASEHCSAPFRAPELWDCPSHANIDERTDIWSLGCTLYAIMYGTSPFEHVLGESGGSLQLAVMNAQIKWPSEPNPPYPESLRQFVAWMLQPQPAVRPNIEDIIIHVDKLISKDSS